A genome region from Dehalobacter sp. 12DCB1 includes the following:
- the yabP gene encoding sporulation protein YabP: MTGQREIEHKIIIKDRKLLTVSGVKKVKSFDPKEIMLDTTKGRVTIKGRDLGVNNLNLEQSELEIEGQIDMLIYAASGSGESSKGVWEKIFK, translated from the coding sequence ATGACAGGTCAACGGGAAATTGAGCATAAGATCATTATCAAAGACAGAAAACTACTGACGGTTTCAGGGGTAAAAAAGGTAAAATCGTTCGACCCCAAAGAGATTATGCTGGATACCACAAAAGGTAGAGTAACGATTAAGGGACGGGATCTGGGGGTAAACAATCTTAACCTCGAACAATCGGAACTGGAGATTGAAGGCCAAATTGACATGCTGATTTATGCTGCGAGTGGATCTGGAGAATCCTCCAAGGGAGTATGGGAAAAAATTTTCAAATAG
- the folP gene encoding dihydropteroate synthase, which produces MISLKAYNMRWLKIDSLLQAEKALSQVGVDLGALQHMNGKALTKPIKLENVPAPVALILKQEMLSFGGDAAVHKDLLDSGAPESDVFLLGNYKQLNRLADKLSSMSPECQYLAESLREMLVYLDTPPAGVIDCRGKILEWGRKTLIMGILNVTPDSFSDGGKFDNIENALKQAEKMVADGADMLDIGGESTRPGYGGVSAEEEWSRLEPVLKALIPICPVPISIDTQKAAVAAKALQLDAHIINDIWGLQKDPDMVGVIAEYKAPVVIMHNQDHTEYKNMMGEILSFLERSIEMALGCGLTRNQIIVDPGIGFGKTPKQNMEVLSRLDELKSLGCPLLLGVSRKSVIGKTLNLPVDQRLEPTIALGTLGIAAGADILRVHDVPENKKAALMADLIIRRQRGEDYEGK; this is translated from the coding sequence ATGATAAGTTTGAAGGCGTACAATATGCGATGGCTCAAAATAGATAGCCTATTGCAGGCTGAAAAAGCTCTCAGCCAGGTTGGCGTTGACCTTGGCGCCCTTCAACATATGAATGGCAAGGCTTTAACCAAACCGATCAAGCTGGAGAATGTACCAGCTCCGGTGGCATTGATTCTGAAACAGGAAATGCTCTCCTTCGGTGGGGATGCAGCTGTCCATAAAGATTTGCTCGACAGTGGAGCACCGGAAAGCGATGTATTTCTTCTTGGTAACTATAAGCAGTTAAACAGACTAGCGGATAAACTTAGCTCAATGTCCCCAGAGTGCCAGTATCTTGCCGAGTCCCTCCGTGAAATGTTGGTCTATTTAGATACACCTCCGGCCGGAGTGATCGATTGCAGGGGAAAAATTCTTGAGTGGGGAAGAAAGACCCTGATCATGGGAATCCTGAATGTTACACCGGATTCTTTTTCCGATGGCGGAAAATTTGATAACATCGAGAATGCTTTAAAACAGGCCGAAAAAATGGTTGCAGACGGTGCCGATATGCTTGATATCGGCGGCGAGTCCACTCGCCCTGGATATGGGGGCGTCAGCGCCGAAGAAGAGTGGTCCAGACTTGAACCGGTACTTAAAGCACTTATACCGATCTGTCCGGTTCCGATATCGATTGATACTCAAAAAGCAGCTGTTGCCGCTAAGGCCTTGCAGTTAGACGCCCATATCATTAATGATATCTGGGGCCTACAAAAAGACCCTGATATGGTGGGCGTTATCGCAGAATATAAAGCCCCGGTAGTGATTATGCATAACCAGGACCATACAGAATATAAGAATATGATGGGTGAAATACTGTCATTCCTGGAACGGAGCATTGAAATGGCACTTGGCTGCGGATTGACGCGGAATCAAATTATTGTCGATCCGGGGATTGGGTTTGGTAAAACCCCGAAACAGAATATGGAAGTCTTAAGCCGGTTGGATGAACTTAAATCGTTAGGGTGTCCTCTTCTTCTGGGTGTATCCCGCAAATCTGTGATTGGCAAGACTCTGAACCTTCCGGTGGACCAAAGACTGGAACCGACGATTGCCCTGGGGACACTTGGAATTGCTGCAGGCGCAGATATCCTGCGTGTGCATGACGTCCCCGAGAATAAAAAAGCTGCGCTGATGGCTGACTTGATTATACGCCGGCAAAGAGGAGAAGATTATGAAGGAAAATGA
- the ndk gene encoding nucleoside-diphosphate kinase, translating into MERTFLMLKPDAIQRGLVGEVIGRFEKKGFKLIGLKLIQVDRELAEEHYKEHKGKGFFEPTVQYIMSAPVVAMVWGGKNVVAMAREMMGATNPANANPGSIRGAYAMDISRNVIHGSDSVESAEREISLYFKPAEILHYAKAGEDWLSE; encoded by the coding sequence GTGGAAAGAACTTTTCTTATGCTTAAGCCGGACGCCATTCAAAGAGGTCTGGTTGGTGAAGTGATTGGCAGATTTGAAAAAAAAGGTTTTAAGCTTATTGGCTTAAAATTGATCCAAGTAGACAGGGAGTTGGCGGAAGAACATTATAAAGAACATAAGGGCAAAGGTTTTTTTGAACCTACCGTTCAGTATATTATGTCTGCTCCAGTCGTGGCGATGGTTTGGGGAGGAAAGAATGTCGTTGCTATGGCTAGAGAAATGATGGGCGCGACCAATCCTGCAAATGCCAATCCTGGTTCCATCAGGGGTGCCTATGCAATGGACATCAGCAGAAACGTCATCCACGGCTCAGATTCTGTGGAAAGTGCCGAAAGGGAAATTTCCTTGTACTTCAAACCGGCAGAGATTCTTCATTATGCAAAAGCCGGTGAAGATTGGCTAAGTGAGTAA
- a CDS encoding septum formation initiator family protein: protein MRNNKKYTKKKIKKINPIFVIVLGIALMLGGSWSYQLLQLDHSIEQQKAELENKKLQIIAQNDQLHEEIEKLNTPSYVEQLAREKLGLVRKGEILIAPKESGN from the coding sequence ATGAGAAATAATAAGAAGTATACAAAAAAGAAAATAAAAAAGATAAATCCAATATTTGTAATTGTTTTGGGAATTGCTTTGATGTTAGGCGGAAGCTGGTCCTATCAGCTGCTTCAGCTGGATCATTCCATTGAGCAGCAAAAAGCAGAACTCGAGAATAAAAAGCTTCAGATTATTGCTCAAAATGATCAATTGCATGAGGAAATAGAGAAATTAAATACCCCGAGTTATGTGGAGCAATTAGCCAGAGAAAAGCTTGGACTGGTTCGTAAAGGAGAAATTTTAATAGCTCCGAAAGAGTCGGGGAATTAA
- a CDS encoding sigma factor-like helix-turn-helix DNA-binding protein has product MHWEIRGLEKLSFRERQAVMLKESGHSVEDIAKVLGISSSSVSTMLVRAKTKGYQIIGIIQDHELGLNYPLEDDEGNEK; this is encoded by the coding sequence TTGCACTGGGAAATACGGGGATTGGAAAAACTGAGTTTCCGGGAGAGACAAGCTGTCATGCTTAAAGAAAGCGGGCATTCCGTCGAGGATATCGCCAAGGTTCTGGGGATAAGCAGCAGTTCTGTTTCAACCATGCTCGTAAGGGCCAAGACCAAAGGATATCAAATCATCGGAATCATCCAGGATCATGAGTTAGGGCTGAATTATCCGTTGGAGGACGATGAGGGAAATGAGAAATAA
- a CDS encoding DUF881 domain-containing protein, with the protein MQDKKLMARLMISVGMLLIGVFIVIVIKSYMTGQNASSQEVNLPSLLQLEMENEQLAGENDKLLAELTKYQAGASAEALASEQLEQAKISSGLVALSGPGIIIVLDDSDRDRSTGNVNDGNYYIHEEYLRAIVNALWNGGAEAVAINDQRITSKTEIFCSGSYIQINGTRQMPPYNIVAIGSQSDLKSALQFYMWDILGDYQKQFGITREPIYPKEPVTVPAAKQYTYKYAQPVKEG; encoded by the coding sequence ATGCAAGACAAAAAGTTAATGGCACGGTTGATGATCAGCGTTGGTATGCTGCTGATCGGTGTTTTTATCGTTATAGTCATTAAGTCCTATATGACGGGTCAGAATGCTTCCTCTCAGGAGGTCAATCTTCCGAGTCTTCTTCAGTTGGAAATGGAAAATGAACAACTGGCCGGTGAAAACGACAAGCTTTTGGCAGAGCTGACGAAATATCAAGCCGGAGCAAGTGCTGAGGCCCTGGCCTCTGAACAATTGGAGCAGGCCAAGATCAGTTCCGGGCTTGTGGCGCTAAGCGGTCCGGGCATCATTATTGTCCTGGACGATTCTGATCGAGACCGGAGTACCGGTAATGTGAACGATGGGAACTATTACATTCATGAGGAGTATTTGCGGGCAATCGTCAATGCGTTATGGAACGGCGGAGCAGAGGCCGTTGCGATTAATGATCAGCGGATTACGTCAAAAACGGAAATATTTTGCAGCGGTTCGTATATTCAAATCAACGGCACGAGACAGATGCCACCTTATAATATTGTTGCAATCGGCAGTCAGAGTGATCTCAAATCTGCCCTGCAGTTCTATATGTGGGATATTCTGGGTGATTATCAAAAACAATTTGGAATTACACGTGAACCAATCTATCCAAAAGAACCTGTTACCGTACCTGCGGCCAAACAGTATACTTATAAGTATGCACAGCCTGTCAAGGAGGGTTAA
- a CDS encoding RNA-binding S4 domain-containing protein, which translates to MRLDKYLKVSRLIKRRTVAKDVCGGEKVSVNGRVAKPSAEVKPGDIICIDMRNHILEVKVVSIPPSAKAEEAETLYQLIKDEKKNNDV; encoded by the coding sequence TTGAGACTGGACAAATATCTTAAGGTATCAAGGCTTATCAAAAGGAGAACTGTGGCCAAAGATGTCTGTGGAGGCGAAAAAGTCAGTGTAAATGGCAGAGTTGCCAAACCTTCGGCAGAAGTAAAGCCTGGAGACATTATTTGCATTGATATGCGGAATCATATCCTTGAAGTCAAGGTAGTGTCGATACCACCAAGTGCCAAGGCGGAAGAAGCTGAGACGCTCTATCAGCTGATCAAAGATGAAAAGAAAAATAATGATGTCTAA
- the tilS gene encoding tRNA lysidine(34) synthetase TilS: MYERLSSEVLPQQIPSQSKVLVAVSGGPDSVALAHVIYRYSCENQDKNISFVITHVNHKVRKEADEEAELVKNLAGKWKAGFILHEFDAKHNALVCRQSFQEASREWRYARWKEDMEAWGCDLLATAHHLGDQAETVLYRLLRGSGTTGLAGIYPVKDKIIRPLLSVTKQEILEYCKVQNLPYSIDKSNLETDYYRNKIRLELIPELESKYNQKITDALGRTAELLRWDEEYICVQTEALWLRYCLQADHTGVLLSHEAWKEPEAILSRLLRRAASQVSGETRGPAFRFVKLWMHKGKQTGWRQDLPGFKVEVVKQGLFFFNVDIESKEHISGKDRIEKTRLFVKLPLALNIWNKITELKVQVGIFNFYPEGQHVLWSTELDPDQMSVQTEPLVYRTRQAGDRIYFKNLGHKAIKKVFQDKHIPAGERDKIPFFAFGDLVFWIPGVCRGDSLLPAGPQSSRLYLLVAEI, translated from the coding sequence ATGTATGAAAGATTGAGCTCAGAGGTATTGCCGCAACAAATTCCGTCTCAGTCCAAAGTACTTGTAGCTGTTTCGGGAGGACCGGACTCGGTGGCTCTGGCTCATGTCATTTACCGCTATTCATGCGAAAATCAAGATAAAAATATTTCTTTTGTTATTACGCATGTCAATCATAAGGTCAGAAAAGAAGCCGACGAGGAAGCGGAGCTCGTTAAGAATCTTGCCGGGAAATGGAAAGCAGGATTTATTTTGCATGAATTTGATGCAAAACACAACGCTTTAGTTTGCCGCCAAAGTTTTCAGGAAGCATCAAGAGAATGGCGCTATGCCCGCTGGAAGGAAGACATGGAAGCGTGGGGCTGTGATTTACTGGCCACTGCCCATCATTTGGGAGATCAAGCGGAAACTGTTCTCTACCGTCTCTTAAGAGGAAGCGGAACAACAGGACTTGCAGGCATTTATCCTGTAAAAGACAAAATCATCCGTCCGCTTCTTTCGGTAACAAAACAAGAAATCCTAGAATACTGCAAAGTCCAAAATCTTCCCTATTCAATTGACAAGAGCAATCTGGAAACGGACTATTACAGGAATAAGATCAGACTCGAGCTAATCCCTGAACTGGAAAGCAAATATAATCAGAAGATTACGGATGCTTTGGGACGAACAGCGGAACTGCTGCGCTGGGACGAAGAATATATTTGCGTCCAGACGGAAGCTTTGTGGCTCAGGTACTGTCTCCAGGCAGATCATACCGGAGTCCTGCTTTCGCACGAAGCTTGGAAGGAACCGGAGGCAATCCTTTCCCGCCTGCTTCGGAGAGCGGCTTCGCAGGTATCGGGAGAAACAAGAGGGCCAGCGTTTAGATTTGTTAAACTTTGGATGCATAAAGGGAAACAGACCGGATGGCGCCAGGATCTTCCGGGTTTTAAGGTAGAAGTTGTCAAGCAAGGCCTTTTCTTTTTTAATGTAGATATAGAATCAAAAGAGCATATTTCCGGGAAAGATAGAATTGAAAAGACCCGCCTTTTTGTCAAGTTGCCGCTTGCTTTGAACATTTGGAATAAAATTACTGAATTAAAAGTACAGGTGGGGATTTTTAATTTTTACCCGGAAGGACAGCATGTTTTATGGAGTACGGAACTTGACCCGGACCAGATGTCTGTTCAGACTGAGCCTTTAGTATATAGAACGAGACAGGCCGGAGACCGTATTTATTTTAAGAATTTAGGGCATAAAGCAATTAAAAAGGTTTTTCAGGACAAACATATCCCTGCTGGGGAACGTGATAAGATTCCGTTTTTTGCTTTTGGCGATCTCGTCTTCTGGATCCCAGGCGTATGCAGGGGAGACAGCCTTTTGCCAGCTGGCCCGCAATCTTCCAGACTGTATTTGCTTGTGGCTGAAATATAA
- a CDS encoding SpoIIE family protein phosphatase, producing the protein MAEWATLKAEKIINRFSDSLGIQCLIVIGGFLTARANLLGIYPFAVAYLAVLGMNMKKWILPGLTGIAIGLVSVQDFSVFLEVMPSAVLGVLAIQMIKESKNKILLLAGFTALGTLLPGLGVSWFTNSFGEESILLVMVQSIVAAGFSIIFFFAFLHKESLMKGSFKGEQGMVWILVLAVCLSGLQGLTFGKINLQITFMGFFLLFVAYKYGAGSAAGVGAILGFLLKWNLGIDNLIDAGLYSLLGFICGGFTRFGKMGIAAAYSASILMASFFVNETFLTSHLYSSALALLMFFLLPGKHEKSFLKNKVMPEIETTVSKVKTVGDLFDQLAYGFQAAGLESRLQPEVPEMMNTLVDKICRHCPDSNYCWQQDFHQTYHFMYDLFAYEEKKIQRKQTGEASDQINQEKVPVEWGKCSKLEEVILAAQFILEQEKDKEVWQKRLAINREALAGQYRSVSQVIGHLAQELHSQHNHEDGKPLVWSRKHKLVLDLGIGSFIKTGNGISGDNFSSVSLSSSKNALIICDGMGAGEEAARMSSAALTILEQLLSTGFEPESAIKALNSILVLRSPEESFVTVDMAVLNIETNQARLIKIGAAPTYIISRNKVDAVKTSSLPAGILNDIDIPAIDIPFKDETLVIVTDGILDVAKRKDDWLKEYLKNNKSLTSQDLADSIVKEARRLSGDCLEDDGVVLVVKRKDLAGKDARN; encoded by the coding sequence ATGGCTGAATGGGCAACACTCAAAGCTGAGAAAATTATTAATCGATTTTCTGACTCTCTGGGAATACAATGTCTAATTGTTATCGGAGGTTTTTTAACAGCTCGGGCAAACCTATTGGGTATTTATCCATTTGCTGTTGCCTATCTTGCAGTTCTCGGCATGAATATGAAAAAATGGATTCTGCCAGGTCTTACCGGAATTGCGATCGGTCTGGTATCTGTCCAGGATTTTTCTGTATTTCTGGAAGTTATGCCGAGTGCGGTTCTAGGCGTTCTGGCAATTCAGATGATCAAAGAGAGCAAGAACAAAATACTTCTTCTCGCAGGGTTTACGGCACTTGGAACTTTACTGCCCGGATTAGGCGTATCATGGTTTACCAATAGCTTTGGGGAGGAGTCTATCTTACTGGTAATGGTCCAAAGCATTGTTGCGGCAGGCTTTTCAATCATTTTTTTCTTTGCGTTTCTTCATAAGGAGAGCCTCATGAAGGGCAGTTTCAAGGGTGAACAAGGTATGGTGTGGATTTTGGTGCTGGCAGTCTGCTTAAGTGGCTTACAAGGGCTCACTTTTGGGAAAATCAATTTACAAATCACATTTATGGGGTTTTTCCTGCTTTTTGTGGCCTATAAATACGGAGCCGGTTCAGCTGCAGGTGTCGGAGCAATTTTAGGCTTTTTGTTAAAATGGAACCTTGGAATCGATAACCTGATTGATGCGGGACTTTACAGCTTACTGGGGTTTATCTGCGGAGGATTTACTCGTTTCGGCAAGATGGGAATTGCAGCTGCCTACAGCGCCTCTATTTTAATGGCTTCTTTTTTTGTCAATGAGACATTTTTGACTTCTCATCTTTATTCGTCCGCGCTTGCGCTTCTTATGTTTTTCTTATTACCCGGAAAACATGAAAAGTCTTTTCTGAAGAATAAAGTAATGCCAGAAATTGAAACAACCGTAAGTAAAGTCAAAACCGTTGGCGACCTATTTGATCAGCTCGCTTATGGTTTCCAGGCGGCAGGACTTGAATCCAGGCTGCAGCCGGAAGTACCGGAAATGATGAATACCCTGGTTGATAAGATATGCCGGCATTGCCCAGATTCAAATTATTGCTGGCAGCAGGATTTCCATCAAACTTATCATTTTATGTATGACTTGTTTGCCTATGAAGAGAAAAAAATTCAAAGAAAACAAACCGGTGAGGCTTCAGACCAAATCAATCAGGAGAAAGTGCCTGTCGAATGGGGAAAATGCAGTAAACTTGAGGAAGTCATACTGGCGGCTCAATTTATTCTGGAACAAGAAAAGGACAAAGAGGTTTGGCAAAAACGTCTGGCTATAAACAGGGAAGCCTTGGCTGGTCAGTACAGAAGTGTATCTCAGGTGATCGGGCACCTCGCCCAGGAACTTCATTCTCAGCATAATCACGAAGACGGAAAGCCACTGGTCTGGTCCCGCAAGCATAAACTGGTTTTAGATCTGGGTATCGGCTCTTTTATTAAAACTGGTAATGGGATAAGCGGAGATAATTTCAGTTCGGTTTCGTTATCTTCATCCAAAAATGCGCTGATTATCTGTGACGGTATGGGCGCAGGGGAAGAGGCGGCCAGGATGAGTTCAGCGGCGCTTACAATACTGGAACAACTTCTGAGTACTGGTTTTGAACCGGAGAGTGCCATCAAAGCTCTCAATTCGATCTTGGTTTTACGTTCTCCGGAAGAGAGCTTTGTCACCGTCGACATGGCCGTGTTGAATATCGAGACAAATCAAGCCAGGTTGATAAAAATTGGAGCAGCACCAACCTATATCATCAGCAGAAACAAAGTAGATGCAGTAAAAACATCAAGTCTGCCGGCTGGTATACTGAATGATATTGATATTCCGGCGATTGATATTCCTTTTAAAGACGAGACGCTTGTCATCGTAACTGACGGAATCTTGGATGTAGCTAAAAGAAAGGATGACTGGCTCAAAGAATATCTGAAGAACAACAAAAGTTTGACTTCGCAGGATTTGGCCGATAGTATTGTCAAAGAAGCACGAAGACTGTCCGGCGACTGCCTGGAAGATGACGGAGTTGTTCTGGTTGTGAAGAGGAAGGACTTGGCCGGAAAAGATGCTAGAAATTAA
- a CDS encoding DUF881 domain-containing protein, with product MINKHVITVATIASVAIGFLISLQFQAQREMDSAKKIQQQRVEQTDTVMKTLQDENDSLQEEYNRISAELEKYKNKKSENPYLTARLDQLKIADGTITVSGPGVKMIVKDSGSDTDAVIPLSTDELREIVNVLRLAGAEAISINSQRIVASTSIVLSGTATILVNSVPISRIGGTTYEILAIGDQEVLVDYLTNMVAIDLKQFGRKVDITRETVTVPSYKGSYSLKYAIMAEAE from the coding sequence TTGATAAACAAACATGTTATAACGGTTGCGACCATTGCCTCCGTAGCGATTGGCTTTTTAATTTCCCTTCAGTTTCAGGCGCAAAGGGAAATGGACAGTGCAAAAAAAATCCAGCAGCAGAGGGTCGAGCAAACCGATACGGTAATGAAAACCTTGCAGGATGAAAATGATTCCCTGCAGGAAGAGTACAATCGAATATCAGCAGAATTAGAAAAATATAAGAATAAAAAGAGTGAGAATCCCTATCTTACGGCAAGACTCGATCAGCTTAAAATTGCTGACGGGACCATCACAGTTTCCGGGCCGGGTGTCAAAATGATTGTCAAGGACAGCGGTTCGGATACGGATGCGGTGATCCCGCTGAGTACAGATGAACTGCGTGAGATTGTGAATGTCTTGCGGTTGGCAGGAGCAGAAGCAATCAGTATCAATAGTCAACGGATTGTCGCATCGACTTCGATTGTCCTCAGTGGAACAGCGACGATCCTGGTCAATTCTGTTCCGATTAGCAGGATTGGCGGAACTACGTATGAAATTCTGGCCATAGGAGATCAGGAGGTTCTTGTCGACTATTTAACGAATATGGTCGCGATCGACCTGAAACAATTTGGAAGAAAAGTTGATATAACCCGAGAAACAGTGACAGTTCCATCCTATAAAGGGAGTTATTCACTTAAATATGCTATTATGGCTGAAGCGGAATAA
- the ftsH gene encoding ATP-dependent zinc metalloprotease FtsH encodes MKILKNVAIYLLIILLAVLLIKWANPPEEKDTSLKYNAFKQAIASGGVSDVSVQVNDKYYVYTVTMKDSKVYEVAGPSGDQTLLDQMEKQNINLTFEPPATVPWWVSVLPTLLMFLFIFGLFFYMMQQTQGGGGKVMQFGKSRARLVTDEHKYTFKDVAGADEVKEELEEIVEFLKSPKKFNEIGAKIPKGVLLFGPPGTGKTLLAKAISGEAGVPFFSISGSDFVEMFVGVGASRVRDLFEQAKKNSPCIVFIDEIDAVGRQRGAGLGGGHDEREQTLNQLLVEMDGFNGNEGVIIIAATNRSDILDPALLRPGRFDRQIVVTLPDIKGREEILKVHVNGKPLASDVNLEVLARRTPGFTGADLANLVNEAALLSARRNEKKVNMKTLEDSIERVIAGPEKKSRVISDFEKKLVSYHEAGHALLGEYLPHTDPLHKVSIIPRGRAGGYTLLLPKEDRNYMTKSQLLDQVTMLLGGRVAEALVLHEISTGASNDLERATGIVRKMITELGMSEELGPVTFGHKEEQVFLGRDIARDRNYSESVAQAIDHEVRRIIDESYQKAQDIISEKIETLHAIAEALMVNETLEADSFQDIIAKYDESRIGDSYDTPLSADSSSAENNKSKEENENA; translated from the coding sequence TTGAAAATACTAAAAAATGTCGCAATCTATTTGTTGATTATTCTTCTTGCGGTTTTGCTTATTAAATGGGCAAATCCTCCTGAAGAAAAGGATACCAGTCTAAAATATAATGCTTTTAAGCAGGCGATTGCTTCGGGCGGCGTCAGTGATGTTTCCGTTCAGGTCAATGATAAATATTACGTCTATACCGTTACCATGAAAGACAGCAAGGTCTACGAAGTCGCCGGTCCCTCGGGAGATCAAACACTTCTGGATCAGATGGAAAAACAAAATATCAACCTTACATTTGAGCCTCCGGCCACTGTGCCGTGGTGGGTTTCTGTCCTGCCGACGCTTCTGATGTTCTTGTTTATTTTTGGGCTGTTCTTCTATATGATGCAGCAAACCCAAGGCGGCGGAGGCAAAGTCATGCAATTTGGCAAAAGCAGGGCGCGGTTGGTAACGGATGAACACAAGTATACGTTTAAAGATGTTGCAGGCGCAGATGAAGTTAAGGAAGAATTGGAAGAAATTGTAGAGTTCCTGAAATCACCGAAAAAATTTAATGAGATTGGAGCCAAGATTCCGAAAGGCGTACTCCTTTTTGGCCCTCCCGGAACCGGAAAAACCTTGCTGGCGAAAGCCATTTCCGGAGAAGCCGGAGTTCCATTCTTCAGTATCAGCGGTTCCGATTTTGTGGAAATGTTTGTCGGTGTTGGAGCCTCAAGGGTGAGGGATCTTTTTGAACAGGCCAAAAAGAATTCCCCCTGTATTGTTTTTATCGATGAAATTGATGCTGTGGGACGTCAGCGCGGTGCCGGCTTAGGTGGTGGCCATGATGAGCGTGAGCAGACCCTAAATCAGCTTCTGGTCGAAATGGATGGATTTAACGGTAACGAAGGTGTTATCATCATTGCTGCGACCAACCGTTCGGATATCCTGGATCCCGCCCTTCTCCGTCCCGGACGTTTTGACAGACAGATTGTCGTTACTCTTCCGGATATCAAAGGAAGAGAGGAAATTTTGAAGGTACATGTCAACGGTAAACCGTTAGCTTCAGATGTTAACCTTGAAGTATTAGCACGCAGAACTCCCGGTTTTACAGGGGCCGATCTAGCCAATCTGGTCAATGAGGCTGCTTTGCTTTCAGCCCGGCGCAATGAGAAGAAAGTCAATATGAAGACGCTGGAAGATTCGATTGAAAGAGTTATTGCTGGTCCGGAAAAGAAAAGCCGGGTAATCAGTGATTTTGAAAAGAAACTGGTTTCTTACCATGAAGCCGGCCATGCGCTTCTGGGAGAATACCTTCCGCATACCGATCCTCTGCACAAGGTATCGATCATTCCAAGAGGCCGGGCAGGAGGCTATACCCTGTTGCTGCCGAAAGAGGACCGCAACTATATGACGAAGTCCCAGCTGCTTGACCAGGTCACCATGCTTTTGGGCGGCAGAGTAGCCGAAGCTCTGGTTTTGCATGAGATCAGTACTGGCGCCTCCAACGACCTGGAACGTGCGACTGGCATCGTAAGAAAAATGATTACCGAACTTGGGATGTCGGAAGAGCTCGGACCGGTAACGTTCGGTCACAAAGAAGAACAGGTCTTCCTGGGACGTGATATTGCGCGTGACCGTAATTACAGTGAATCTGTAGCCCAGGCGATTGATCATGAGGTGCGCCGTATCATTGATGAATCTTATCAGAAAGCGCAGGATATCATTTCAGAGAAAATTGAGACTCTGCATGCAATTGCCGAGGCTCTGATGGTGAATGAAACGCTGGAGGCAGACTCTTTCCAGGATATCATTGCCAAATATGACGAGTCACGCATAGGTGATTCTTATGACACACCTTTGTCCGCTGACAGTAGCAGTGCAGAAAATAATAAATCAAAAGAAGAAAATGAAAACGCCTAA
- the yabQ gene encoding spore cortex biosynthesis protein YabQ has translation MISIVLSGLLVGICFDFYRILRWHLGLTKIQTFLGDLLFSVAALGIIFCLAQKANYLEFRFYLFLGSLLGLLLYIAVFSRYVKKTFDVLFRLIHHVCQFIRNIFQAFFRGVYIGVAVMMRIPYGILRWLGMLLYRIGEAISRNALIKKSK, from the coding sequence TTGATTAGCATTGTCCTAAGTGGATTACTAGTTGGGATATGTTTTGATTTTTACCGAATCTTACGTTGGCATTTGGGCTTGACAAAGATTCAGACGTTTTTAGGAGATTTGCTTTTCTCTGTCGCTGCGCTTGGAATTATTTTTTGCTTAGCGCAAAAAGCAAATTACCTTGAATTTCGTTTTTATCTGTTTTTGGGAAGCTTGTTAGGTCTTTTGCTCTATATTGCCGTTTTTAGCCGATATGTCAAAAAAACTTTTGATGTGTTATTTCGCTTGATCCATCACGTTTGCCAATTTATTAGAAATATTTTTCAGGCGTTTTTCCGAGGCGTTTACATTGGAGTTGCCGTAATGATGCGGATCCCCTATGGCATTCTGCGCTGGCTGGGGATGCTTCTCTATCGAATCGGTGAAGCGATAAGCCGGAATGCTTTAATAAAAAAGAGCAAATAG
- a CDS encoding HU family DNA-binding protein produces MNKAELVAAVAEKTEFTKKDAEKAVAAVFDTISQAMASGEKVQLVGFGTFEVKKREERVGRNPQTKEEIVIPACKVPGFKAGKALKESVQ; encoded by the coding sequence TTGAATAAAGCGGAACTCGTTGCTGCAGTAGCAGAAAAGACCGAATTCACCAAGAAGGATGCCGAAAAAGCGGTAGCCGCAGTCTTTGACACAATCAGTCAAGCAATGGCAAGTGGTGAGAAAGTCCAATTAGTTGGTTTTGGTACATTTGAGGTTAAGAAAAGAGAAGAGCGTGTCGGCAGAAATCCTCAGACCAAAGAGGAGATTGTCATTCCCGCATGCAAAGTACCTGGCTTTAAGGCAGGAAAAGCTTTAAAAGAGTCAGTACAGTAA